One window of the Tachypleus tridentatus isolate NWPU-2018 chromosome 10, ASM421037v1, whole genome shotgun sequence genome contains the following:
- the LOC143229293 gene encoding uncharacterized protein LOC143229293 translates to MRKRSVHRPSSGNQQTKTCLCMGLRIFQFCFLVALRTNIGVALAGIPLHYNVLPHVQYSQPLGPLTAPALKAPMFVQEPSPLPFTYTAEPKRGFSSKSGSRSTAGEVAGSYSFNMPDGRQQKVNYKAGRSDERGIHAGENPTNVQVLALGLDAPRLSETKHVGPEVLSGEPRKSLFYTYSAGAKTTNVSGNLAGSYSVEYTAGSDRLKPHIRSNKPGVVSGKIPTNVNINHFSAGVVPYSYPANVNNNHFPGVPAIPIGAYGTEGGYTPVKSMNPFFFTYTADVEGGFSSRTEGGDGSGNVAGTYSVAHSDGRRRTVKYIAGADGFMADIQSNEPGVEPHSNPANVKISSFSGAPVIPAGSFTGAGAAVIPAGFSTGAGTAVLAAESSPFNFTYTADANENSISRSGNGDIARKTVGSYPVTHADGIKRAVDYSIGTKSFRPSIQSNGKEIGDNLAHASNSTFTGVIGSARAVIPISTAASPQSFFVSHPPATTGFFETTRYAPASESKVPNYSWYR, encoded by the exons ATGAGAAAGAGAAGTGTACATCGTCCAAGCAGTGGAAACCAGCAGACTAAAACTTGTCTTTGCATGGGTCTTAGG atttttcagttttgtttcctGGTGGCACTTCGCACCAACATTGGAGTAGCTCTTGCAGGAATTCCTCTCCACTATAATGTGCTTCCACATGTTCAATACAGCCAACCACTTGGCCCACTCACAGCTCCTGCTCTTAAAGCTCCTATGTTTGTTCAAGAG CCTAGTCCCTTGCCCTTTACGTACACTGCTGAACCTAAAAGAGGGTTCAGCTCTAAGTCGGGGTCTAGGAGCACCGCTGGAGAAGTCGCAGGTTCGTACAGCTTCAACATGCCAGATGGACGTCAGCAAAAGGTTAACTACAAGGCTGGGAGATCTGACGAACGAGGAATCCATGCGGGAGAAAACCCTACTAATGTACAAGTACTTGCTCTTGGGTTGGATGCGCCTAGGTTATCTGAAACAAAACATGTCGGTCCAGAAGTGCTCTCTGGTGAACCC aGAAAATCTTTGTTCTACACATACTCAGCTGGAGCAAAAACTACAAACGTTTCTGGAAATTTGGCGGGATCCTACAGCGTAGAATACACTGCTGGTTCTGACAGATTAAAACCACATATTCGCAGTAACAAACCCGGTGTTGTATCTGGTAAAATCCCAACTAATGTTAACATTAACCACTTCTCCGCTGGTGTTGTACCCTATAGTTATCCAGCTAACGTTAATAACAACCATTTTCCTGGCGTACCAGCTATCCCTATTGGTGCTTATGGAACCGAAGGTGGATACACCCCTGTTAAATCA ATGAATCCTTTCTTCTTTACCTACACGGCTGATGTAGAAGGTGGTTTCAGCTCCAGGACAGAAGGTGGAGATGGCAGTGGTAATGTTGCAGGTACCTACAGCGTGGCGCACTCTGATGGGCGTCGCAGGactgtaaaatacattgctgGTGCTGATGGGTTTATGGCAGATATCCAAAGTAACGAGCCTGGTGTGGAACCTCATAGTAATCCTGCTAACGTCAAAATCAGCTCTTTTTCTGGTGCACCTGTTATTCCTGCTGGATCTTTCACTGGCGCTGGTGCAGCTGTTATTCCTGCTGGATTCTCTACTGGTGCTGGTACAGCTGTTCTAGCTGCAGAG tCGAGCCCTTTCAACTTTACGTACACTGCCGATGCTAATGAAAACTCTATTTCTCGTTCCGGAAATGGAGATATAGCTCGAAAGACTGTTGGATCTTATCCTGTGACTCACGCTGACGGAATAAAACGTGCTGTAGATTATTCTATTGGTACTAAAAGTTTCAGGCCCAGTATCCAATCCAATGGTAAAGAGATTGGTGATAACCTAGCTCACGCTAGCAATTCAACATTCACAGGAGTTATTGGATCAGCTCGTGCGGTTATTCCTATCTCGACTGCTGCTTCTCCCCAATCATTCTTTGTATCACATCCTCCAGCTACCACAGGATTTTTTGAAACTACTAGATATGCACCTGCTTCTGAATCAAAGGTTCCAAACTATTCGTGGTATcgttaa